The Musa acuminata AAA Group cultivar baxijiao chromosome BXJ3-6, Cavendish_Baxijiao_AAA, whole genome shotgun sequence region CTCGGTAGGGGTATTTTCGGCAGCCAAAAAATTATCGCAGCCTCCTCTGACCGAAAGCGAAGCAGCTTTTAACCCCCCTTCTCCTCCGCCTCTAATTTCATCTTGCCTCGATCGCCGGCAGATCTCGGCGACTAGGTTCGATCTTTTCTTTGTTTCGTCATTTAATTGATTTTCTCGTAAATTTTCTTTTTGTTCCTGCGATTTCTTGAAACATTGTAGTCTTTGCTGAATAGATCCGTTGTTCCATCTGTCCAAGCCCGTtaattctctcttttcttctccaGATCTGGGTGAAGAACCCATCTCCTATGGGTTTTGCCGCCGAATCCGGCGCCAAGATGGGATTTTTTCGTAGGCTCGCCCTCTGGATCTTGATCTCCTGCCTCGCCGTCCGATCCGGCGATGGGTTCTACCTCCCCGGCAGCTACCCGCACCGGTACCCCGCCGGCGGCGCTCTCCCGGTCAAGGTGAACTCCCTCACCTCCATCGAGACCGAGATGCCCTTCAGCTACTACAGCCTCCCCTTCTGCCGCCCGGCGGAGGGGATCAAGGACAGCGCTGAAAACCTCGGCGAGCTCCTCATGGGAGACCGCATTGAGAACTCCCCATACCGCTTCAAGATGTTTACCAACGAGTCCGACGTCTTCCTCTGCCGGACCGACCCGCTCTCGGCCCAGGACTTCCGCCTCCTCAAGAAGAGGATCGACGAGATGTATCAGGTCAACCTGATCCTCGAAAACCTACCCGCGATCCGCTACACCAAGAAGGACGATTACGTCCTTCGGTGGACGGGGTACCCGGTTGGGATCATGATCGCCGACGCCTACTATGTGTTCAACCACCTAAAATTCACAGTTTTGGTACACAAGTATGAGGAGACGAATGTGGCGAGGGTGATGGGCACAGGGGACGCAGCCGAGGCGATCCCGACGGTGGACAAGGCAGGTTCAGGGTCTCCCAGTTGGATGGTGGTTGGTTTCGAGGTCGTGCCATGTAGCTTTCAACATGATGCGGATTTGGTCAAGGCTCTGAAGATGTATGATAAGTACCCAGTGAACATCCAGTGCGATCCCAAGGCAGTGGCCATGAGAGTGAAGGAAAACCAACCTATTGTCTTCACTTATGAGGTTGCATTCGTCGAGAGTGACATCAAGTGGCCGTCTCGCTGGGATGCCTATTTGAAGATGGAGGGGGCGAAGGTTCACTGGTTCTCGATCCTGAATTCGCTAATGGTGATCGCTTTCCTTGCTGGTATTGTTCTCGTGATCCTGTTGAGGACTGTTCGAAGGGATCTGACTCGGTATGAGGAGCTTGACAAGGAGGCACAGGCTCAGATGAATGAGGAGCTATCAGGATGGAAGCTTGTAGTTGGGGATGTGTTCAGAGCTCCAAGTCATCCGTTGCTCCTTTGTGTATTGGTTGGTGATGGAGTTCAGATACTTGGTATGGCAATCGTAACCATCTTGTTCGCTGCACTTGGATTCATGTCCCCTGCATCAAGGGGAACTCTCATCACAGGAATGCTGTTCTTCTTCCTGGTTCTTGGGATCGCTGCTGGATATGTTGCTGTCAGGATGTGGAAGACAATCAAAACTGGGGATCACACTGGTTGGATTTCGGTTTCTTGGCGGGTTGCTTGTTTCTTCCCTGGTATTGCGTTCTTGATCTTGACAACATTAAACTTCCTGTTGTGGGGTAGCCATAGCACAGGGGCAATACCCATttctttgttcatcatattgctttTGCTCTGGTTCTGCATCTCAGTTCCACTGACACTTGTTGGTGGCTTCCTTGGTGCCAAGGCACCGCACATTGAGTACCCAGTTAGGACTAATCAGATACCTCGCGAGATTCCTCCGCAGAAATACCCGCCGTGGTTGTTGGTTCTTGGAGCTGGGACCCTACCATTTGGCACTCTTTTCATCGAGCTCTTCTTCATAATGTCAAGCATCTGGATGGGCCGTGTGTACTATGTCTTCGGCTTTCTCTTCATCGTAATGATTCTTCTTGTCGTCGTTTGTGCTGAAGTTTCTTTAGTCCTGACCTACATGCACCTGTGTGTCGAGGATTGGAAGTGGTGGTGGAAATCCTTCTTCTCATCAGGATCAGTGGCTATCTACATATTCTTATACTCTGTGAACTATCTGGTGTTTGATCTTAAGAACTTAAGTGGGCCCATCTCTGCCTCCCTCTACCTTGGCTACTCTTTGTTGATGGTCATCGCAATCATGCTTGCAACTGGTACAATCGGATTCATCTCAGCATTCGGGTTCGTCCATTACCTCTTTTCATCAGTCAAACTAGAT contains the following coding sequences:
- the LOC103989475 gene encoding transmembrane 9 superfamily member 11, producing MGFAAESGAKMGFFRRLALWILISCLAVRSGDGFYLPGSYPHRYPAGGALPVKVNSLTSIETEMPFSYYSLPFCRPAEGIKDSAENLGELLMGDRIENSPYRFKMFTNESDVFLCRTDPLSAQDFRLLKKRIDEMYQVNLILENLPAIRYTKKDDYVLRWTGYPVGIMIADAYYVFNHLKFTVLVHKYEETNVARVMGTGDAAEAIPTVDKAGSGSPSWMVVGFEVVPCSFQHDADLVKALKMYDKYPVNIQCDPKAVAMRVKENQPIVFTYEVAFVESDIKWPSRWDAYLKMEGAKVHWFSILNSLMVIAFLAGIVLVILLRTVRRDLTRYEELDKEAQAQMNEELSGWKLVVGDVFRAPSHPLLLCVLVGDGVQILGMAIVTILFAALGFMSPASRGTLITGMLFFFLVLGIAAGYVAVRMWKTIKTGDHTGWISVSWRVACFFPGIAFLILTTLNFLLWGSHSTGAIPISLFIILLLLWFCISVPLTLVGGFLGAKAPHIEYPVRTNQIPREIPPQKYPPWLLVLGAGTLPFGTLFIELFFIMSSIWMGRVYYVFGFLFIVMILLVVVCAEVSLVLTYMHLCVEDWKWWWKSFFSSGSVAIYIFLYSVNYLVFDLKNLSGPISASLYLGYSLLMVIAIMLATGTIGFISAFGFVHYLFSSVKLD